The proteins below come from a single Balaenoptera ricei isolate mBalRic1 chromosome 17, mBalRic1.hap2, whole genome shotgun sequence genomic window:
- the LRRCC1 gene encoding leucine-rich repeat and coiled-coil domain-containing protein 1, with product MEVPLEAEVENEDGESSCGDLCFMDKGLRSISELSLDSDLHAINLHCNNITKIKAIDHIWNLQHLDLSSNQISQIEGLNTLTKLRTLNLSCNLITRIEGLEALTNLTRLNLSYNHINDLSGLMPLHGIKHKLRYIDLHSNCIDSIHHLLQCTVGLHFLTNLILEKNGEDNPVCHLPGYRAVMLQTLPQLRILDCKNIFGEPVNMAEINSSRLQCFEGLLDNLVSSDSPLNISEDEIIDSMPVVTPPIDEVAPLDHFASTPADTGLASFISVCPSSAPEKVNNESDFQNEMKLQKLDDQILQLLNETSNSLIDNVPEKDLRPKRDTDVTSESDCGNRKECNRKTPRRSKIPYYSKTIQTIKHHSKNNSAFISCNRKMKQPFFKELHVRSSLVNNNILEESEKQKTEIIKVNNGSSENATYRALVEELDQEREKRWKAEQTEKKLMDYIDELHKHANEKKDIHSLALLTTDRLKEIIFKERNSKLQLEIMVHRLQNEIKKLTIELIKARDQQEDHVRHLRTLEKALEKKERQKGQQQAAQMQLIQEVELKAAAADREINLLRTSLHQEKEQVQHLHELLALKEQEHRKDLETREFFSEAEFQEALAKEIAKEERKHEQVIKEYQDKIDALNQQYMDLENEFRIALTVEARRFKDVKDGFENVATELAKSKHALVWAQRKENESSSLIKDLTSMVKEQKTKLAEVSKLKQETTTNLQNQINTLEILIEDDKRKSIQIELLKHEKMQLISELAAKESLIYGLRTERKVWGHELAQQGSSLAQNHGRLDAQIESLCRENESLRKASERDNDTLRIKCKIVEDQTETIGKLKECLQEREEQIKILHKKITEIQKCTQEQLDEKSSQLDEIIEKLERHDKRKEKLKQQLKVKELELEEIRKAYSTLNQKWHDKGELLCHLEMQVKEVKENFENKERKLKAERDKSIELQKDATEKLHSMDDAFKKQVDAIVEAHQAEIIQLASEKQKCIDSANLKVHRVEEEMRGLLEETCKNKKAMEIKIKQLAFALNHIQQEM from the exons ATGGAGGTGCCGCTGGAGGCGGAAGTCGAGAATGAGGACGGCGAGAGCAGCTGCGGGGATCTGTGCTTCATGGACAAAGGCCTGCGGAG CATATCAGAGTTATCCTTAGATTCAGACCTTCATGCCATCAATCTTCATTGCAATAACATCACGAAGATCAAAGCCATTGATCACATTTGGAATTTACAACATTTAGATCTGTCATCTAATCAAATAAGTCAAATTGAAGGGCTAAACACACTGACAAAACTACGTACTTTAAACTTGTCCTGCAATTTGATCACAAGAATAGAAG gactTGAAGCACTAACTAATCTGACTAGACTGAATTTATCTTATAACCACATAAATGATCTTAGTG GTTTGATGCCCCTTCATGGAATTAAACATAAACTTAGATATATTGACCTACATAGTAATTGTATAGATAGTATCCATCACCTACTTCAGTGTACAGTAGGATTGCACTTCTTGACTAATCTTATTttggagaaaaatggagaagataATCCTGTCTGTCATTTACCAG GGTACAGAGCAGTTATGCTCCAGACTTTGCCACAGCTTAGAATCCTAGATTGTAAGAACATATTTGGTGAACCAGTAAATATGGCAGAAATAAACTCATCACGCCTACAGTGCTTTGAAGGTCTTTTGGATAATTTAGTTTCTTCTGACTCTCCCCTAAATATAAGTGAAGATGAG ATCATTGACAGTATGCCAGTGGTAACACCACCTATCGATGAAGTAGCTCCCTTGGATCACTTTGCAAGTACACCAGCAGATACTGGTTTGGCATCCTTTATATCTGTGTGTCCTTCTTCTGCGCCAGAGAAAGTTAATAATGAAAGTGATTTTCAGAATGAGATGAAACTTCAGAAATTAGATGACCAAATTTTACAGCTTCTCaatgaa ACTTCTAATTCTTTAATAGATAATGTTCCTGAGAAAGATCTCAGACcaaaaagagacacagatgtgaCTTCTGAAAGTGActgtggaaacagaaaagaatgcaATAGAAAAACTCCTCGAAGATCAAAAATCCCATATTATTCCAAAACTATTCAAACTATTAAGCACCACAGTAAAAACAACAGTGCTTTTATAAG TTGTAATCGTAAAATGAAACAACCTTTCTTTAAAGAATTACACGTAAGATCATCTTTAGTGAACAATAATATATTAGAAGAATCAGAAAAGCAGAAGACTGAAATAATTAAAGTAAACAACGGTAGCTCAGAAAATGCCACTTACCGG gCACTTGTTGAGGAACTAGaccaagagagagagaagagatggaaagctgaacaaactgaaaagaaacttatggaTTATATTGATGAACTGCATAAacatgcaaatgaaaaaaaagatattcatagCCTGGCTCTTCTTACTACAGATAG gctaaaggaaattatttttaaagagagaaattccAAACTACAACTCGAAATTATGGTTCACAGacttcaaaatgaaattaaaaaactaaCTATTGAATTAATTAAAGCAAGAGATCAACAAGAGGATCACGTTAGACACTTAAGAACCCTGGAAAAAGCattagaaaaaaaggagaggcaAAAAGGGCAACAGCAAGCAGCACAG ATGCAACTTATCCAAGAGGTGGAACTCAAAGCCGCAGCAGCTGATAGAGAAATAAACTTACTTAGAACTTCTCTTCATCAAGAAAAGGAACAGGTGCAACACCTTCATGAACTTCTTGCATTGAAAGAACAAGAACAcag GAAAGACCTTGAAACAAGGGAGTTTTTTAGTGAAGCTGAGTTCCAGGAAGCCTTAGCTAAAGAAATTgctaaagaagagagaaaacatgaACAAGTTATAAAAGAATACCAAGACAAAATTGATGCATTAAACCAACAGTATATGGATTTAGAAAATGAATTCCGTATTGCTTTAACTGTTGAAGCCAGAAGATTTAAAGAT GTTAAAGATGGTTTTGAAAATGTTGCAACTGAATTAGCAAAGAGCAAGCATGCTCTTGTTTGGGCTCAAcgaaaagaaaatgaatcttcCTCTTTAATTAAAGATCTAACCAGTATGGTgaaggaacaaaaaacaaaacttgcagAAGTTTCTAAATTGAAACAGGAAACAACGACAAATTTACAG AATCAAATCAACACACTTGAAATTTTAATTGAAGATGACAAGCGGAAGAGTATTCAAATAGAACTTCTCAAGCATGAAAAAATGCAGCTTATTTCCGAACTAGCAGCCAAGGAATCGCTAATTTATGGTTTAAGGACAGAAAGAAAAGTATGGGGACATGAGTTGGCACAACAGG GATCTTCTCTAGCCCAAAATCATGGGAGACTAGACGctcaaattgaaagtttgtgtaGGGAGAATGAATCTCTGCGAAAGGCAAGTGAACGTGATAATGACACATTAAGAATTAAGTGCAAAATTGTAGAAGACCAAACTGAAACCATTGGAAAATTAAAAGAA TGTTTACAGGAAAGGGAGGAACAAATCAAAATATTACACAAAAAGATCACTGAAATACAAAAATGTACCCAAGAACAACTTGATGAAAAATCTTCACAACTGGATGAAATAATTGAGAAATTAGAAAGACacgataaaagaaaagaaaaactaaaacagcAGTTGAAAGTAAAGGAATTAGAACTCGAAGAAATTAGAAAAGCTTACAG TACACTTAATCAGAAGTGGCATGATAAAGGAGAGCTTCTGTGTCATCTTGAAATGCAAgtaaaagaagtgaaagaaaactttgaaaacaaagaaaggaaacttaaAGCAGAAAGAGACAAAAGTATTGAACTGCAAAA